In one Bacillus mesophilus genomic region, the following are encoded:
- a CDS encoding LacI family DNA-binding transcriptional regulator gives MSITIKDVAKLANVAPSTVSRVIADHPNISGETKERVREAMKELGYHPNFIARSLASNSTQSIGLVMPSSADKALQNPFFPEVIRGISKGAHEKKYSLHISTGESLEEIFDGVVQMVQGRRVDGIILLYSRFNDKIIDYLLDQSFPFVVIGKPYKYKKEITYVDNDNVQASIDVTEYLIKLGHKRVAFVGGSLNLVVTIDRLQGFKHAILSNNLPYRDEYVKHVEFLKEGGREAITELLSLEKPPTALVVMDDLMALGVLNKLDEMGKAVPDDISVVGFNNVLLTEISRPPLTSVDINIFQLGYQAAKSLIDQTENQNQPVKRIMIPHNLVIRESCYENKQNL, from the coding sequence TTGTCGATTACAATTAAAGATGTTGCAAAGCTTGCAAACGTAGCACCTTCCACTGTTTCAAGAGTTATTGCTGATCATCCTAATATTAGTGGTGAAACCAAAGAGCGAGTAAGAGAAGCCATGAAAGAATTGGGTTATCATCCTAACTTTATCGCTAGAAGCTTAGCGAGTAACTCAACACAATCGATTGGACTAGTTATGCCTAGTTCCGCTGATAAGGCTTTACAGAATCCCTTTTTTCCTGAAGTAATTCGTGGTATCAGCAAGGGTGCACATGAGAAAAAGTATTCTTTACACATATCAACAGGAGAATCATTGGAAGAAATTTTTGATGGTGTCGTCCAGATGGTGCAAGGCCGTAGGGTCGATGGGATCATCCTTCTCTATTCAAGATTTAATGATAAAATAATTGACTATTTATTAGATCAATCTTTTCCATTTGTTGTGATCGGGAAACCTTATAAATATAAAAAGGAAATTACATATGTTGATAATGATAATGTCCAAGCATCAATAGATGTGACAGAGTATCTAATAAAGCTAGGTCATAAAAGAGTGGCGTTTGTTGGAGGAAGTCTTAATCTAGTCGTTACCATTGATCGATTGCAGGGATTTAAACATGCCATTTTAAGTAATAATCTGCCCTACCGGGATGAATATGTAAAGCATGTTGAATTTTTAAAAGAGGGCGGACGTGAAGCAATAACCGAATTGCTATCATTAGAAAAACCACCAACTGCTCTTGTGGTTATGGATGATTTAATGGCACTAGGCGTTTTAAATAAGCTTGATGAGATGGGGAAGGCTGTTCCGGACGATATTTCAGTCGTTGGCTTTAATAATGTTCTTTTGACGGAAATTTCAAGACCCCCTCTTACATCCGTTGATATCAATATTTTCCAGCTTGGTTATCAGGCGGCGAAAAGCTTAATTGATCAAACTGAAAATCAAAATCAACCGGTTAAACGAATTATGATCCCTCATAACCTCGTTATCCGAGAATCTTGTTATGAAAATAAACAGAACTTATAG
- a CDS encoding alpha-amylase family glycosyl hydrolase yields MDYLSELNNESFANYIMYEEDSVAKSWLDRGASGWRLDVANEVDPEFWLEFRKELKTGKKNDPLILGEIWDDASEYFLGDLYDSVMNYRFRGAMIDYLKNGNAEGAEDQLNAIYEDYPKEAFYALMNLMGSHDTSRASFMLGNGTDSFERSEYDNNYNHELGIQRLKLAAILQMGYAGAPTIYYGDEAGMTGSKDPDGRRTYPWGQEDKNLINHYKKIGNIRENYQKLFSYGDLNHIYANGDVLAFSRTDKKNTGIVITNRGNEEKTIELDVKELLINGVQLTDQLNKKYKVKSKDGTLTITVPAMSGRMLVSDKGQKLKRPSAVTNISAEEGSRTATLSWEGDAKKYAIYQSTIKGAFYQKVAETTETHMTIEGLENGRKYYFAIVALDQHQNESTKVETNEAVIPHVKLTLDTYQIDQLTALDSGEINLSSPQTISANIFVKGETENGEMEGLMAKLEVRAPGTDTWTSYKAIYSSQQDEFNVYQANFLPLIEGSYEYRFAFSTDLGRNWVTSQALNVSYVKGDDIIQPVEKISLNQPVQESGQVNLSWQIDGANDPYMYAIVRDGEIIDMLFDPLRASYQDINVTNGKTYSYEVHVYDQAGNQVKSNQVSVTPELVTVKVTFKVNAPVYTPQGIYITIPGSKNGWNTGAWQMTRAGAVTNDYEYTVEAEEGEVLTYKYVKNGTWDQEGLADHTPLNPNDDDISYYGYGAQGTDLSVVVTNEGGNEMVIQDKILRWIDQPVVITSHTDGQSVTSDSITIKGNAIKEGVLTINGQVVSINDDMSFSHSLQLAQGENKVTIQIQPSEENKSTVFKNDGGAITKATKTIEYTIIKN; encoded by the coding sequence GTGGATTATCTATCAGAATTAAATAATGAATCCTTTGCAAATTATATAATGTATGAAGAGGATTCTGTTGCAAAATCTTGGCTAGACCGCGGTGCATCTGGCTGGAGGTTAGATGTAGCAAATGAGGTGGATCCAGAATTTTGGCTTGAATTCCGTAAAGAATTGAAGACTGGTAAAAAGAATGATCCGTTAATACTAGGTGAGATTTGGGATGATGCATCTGAATACTTCCTTGGTGATTTATATGATTCTGTTATGAATTACCGATTCCGTGGGGCGATGATCGATTACTTAAAGAATGGAAATGCTGAAGGAGCGGAGGATCAACTCAATGCTATTTATGAGGATTATCCTAAAGAAGCCTTCTATGCATTGATGAATTTAATGGGATCACATGATACATCTAGAGCTTCATTTATGTTAGGAAATGGAACAGATTCTTTTGAACGCTCTGAGTATGATAATAACTATAATCATGAACTCGGAATTCAACGCTTAAAGCTTGCTGCAATCCTTCAGATGGGGTATGCCGGAGCACCAACCATTTATTATGGTGATGAAGCGGGAATGACAGGTTCCAAAGACCCTGATGGACGTCGCACATACCCATGGGGCCAAGAAGATAAAAATCTAATCAATCATTATAAGAAAATAGGAAACATACGTGAAAACTATCAAAAGCTATTTAGTTATGGAGATTTGAATCATATATACGCAAATGGAGATGTGCTAGCATTTTCGCGTACTGATAAAAAGAATACTGGTATTGTTATTACCAATAGAGGTAACGAAGAAAAAACGATTGAATTAGACGTGAAAGAACTTTTAATAAACGGCGTGCAACTAACTGACCAGCTAAATAAAAAATATAAAGTGAAGTCAAAAGATGGAACACTAACTATAACCGTACCAGCTATGAGTGGACGTATGCTTGTTTCGGATAAAGGTCAAAAACTTAAACGCCCATCAGCTGTTACAAATATAAGTGCAGAGGAAGGAAGCCGCACGGCAACCCTATCGTGGGAAGGCGATGCTAAAAAGTATGCAATCTACCAATCAACTATAAAAGGTGCTTTCTATCAAAAGGTAGCAGAAACAACCGAAACGCATATGACAATTGAAGGTCTTGAAAATGGACGTAAATATTACTTTGCCATTGTTGCTCTTGATCAACATCAAAATGAATCTACAAAAGTTGAAACAAATGAAGCTGTTATCCCTCATGTAAAGTTGACACTGGATACTTATCAGATAGATCAATTGACAGCTTTAGATTCAGGGGAGATTAATCTTTCAAGTCCTCAAACCATTTCAGCCAATATTTTTGTTAAAGGAGAAACCGAAAATGGTGAGATGGAAGGCTTAATGGCAAAGCTAGAGGTGAGAGCTCCAGGTACAGACACATGGACTTCATACAAAGCAATTTATAGTAGTCAACAAGATGAATTTAATGTCTATCAAGCAAATTTCCTTCCTCTTATAGAAGGAAGCTATGAATATCGTTTTGCTTTCTCCACTGATCTTGGCCGTAATTGGGTTACTAGTCAAGCACTCAATGTTAGCTATGTAAAAGGTGATGATATAATTCAGCCTGTTGAAAAAATATCGTTGAACCAACCGGTACAGGAATCAGGTCAAGTAAATCTATCATGGCAGATAGACGGGGCAAATGATCCTTATATGTATGCTATTGTCCGAGATGGTGAAATTATTGACATGTTGTTTGATCCATTAAGGGCATCTTATCAGGATATCAATGTAACAAATGGAAAAACGTATTCGTATGAAGTCCATGTCTATGACCAGGCAGGAAATCAAGTGAAATCAAATCAAGTCTCAGTGACACCTGAACTTGTGACAGTGAAGGTCACGTTTAAAGTAAATGCTCCAGTTTACACACCTCAGGGTATATATATAACTATTCCTGGTAGTAAGAACGGCTGGAATACAGGTGCATGGCAGATGACTCGTGCAGGTGCTGTAACAAATGATTATGAATATACAGTTGAGGCAGAAGAAGGTGAAGTGCTGACCTATAAATACGTGAAAAACGGTACATGGGATCAGGAGGGATTAGCAGATCACACCCCGCTTAATCCTAATGACGATGATATCAGCTATTACGGGTATGGTGCACAAGGTACGGATCTTTCAGTTGTCGTGACAAACGAAGGTGGAAATGAAATGGTAATACAGGATAAAATCCTTCGTTGGATAGATCAGCCAGTCGTAATTACAAGTCATACTGATGGTCAATCTGTGACTTCTGACAGTATTACGATAAAAGGAAATGCAATTAAAGAAGGAGTCCTTACCATAAATGGTCAGGTAGTATCAATAAATGATGATATGAGTTTCTCTCATAGTCTCCAATTAGCACAGGGTGAGAACAAAGTAACAATTCAAATTCAACCATCAGAAGAAAATAAATCTACAGTCTTTAAAAATGATGGTGGTGCAATTACGAAAGCAACAAAGACAATCGAATACACAATTATTAAAAATTAA
- a CDS encoding Na+/H+ antiporter subunit E — translation MAFQLILNILIAFIWMILLETFTFGYFFLGFITGAILLSIFRRFIPGTFYLKKVRAIIMLILLFIKELILSNIEIVKVVYRPKLDIRPGIIALPTDLRSNWEITLLANLITLTPGTLSMTVSDDNQTIYIHAMDIRDRDETIKSIKDTFENAIMEVTR, via the coding sequence ATGGCTTTTCAACTAATATTGAACATACTCATTGCATTCATTTGGATGATTCTCTTAGAAACATTTACATTCGGTTACTTCTTTTTAGGATTCATTACGGGAGCAATCTTATTATCTATTTTCCGTAGGTTCATCCCTGGCACCTTTTATTTAAAGAAAGTTAGAGCGATCATTATGCTCATTCTTCTATTTATTAAAGAATTAATTTTATCAAATATAGAAATAGTCAAAGTCGTTTATCGACCAAAACTTGATATTAGACCTGGGATTATTGCATTACCAACTGATTTACGATCAAATTGGGAGATTACATTATTGGCAAATTTAATCACCTTAACTCCAGGGACCTTATCAATGACTGTTTCTGATGACAATCAAACGATTTATATTCATGCGATGGATATTCGAGATCGAGATGAAACGATTAAGTCCATTAAAGACACATTTGAGAATGCAATTATGGAGGTGACTAGATAA
- a CDS encoding Na(+)/H(+) antiporter subunit F1, translated as MNEIALMFLHWSVLVSLVTVSISILLLLYRTIKGPTNPDRAIGLDAMGITLIALAALVAIQLNTTFFNEVILLIGILAFIGTVAIAKFIEKGVIIDHDRDKS; from the coding sequence ATGAATGAGATTGCACTTATGTTTCTTCATTGGTCAGTTCTTGTATCATTAGTTACCGTCTCCATATCAATCCTTTTATTACTTTATCGGACAATAAAGGGGCCTACCAATCCTGATCGAGCGATTGGACTAGATGCCATGGGGATTACCTTAATTGCACTTGCTGCCTTAGTTGCCATTCAGCTGAATACGACGTTCTTTAATGAAGTTATACTCCTTATAGGAATTCTTGCTTTCATTGGAACAGTTGCCATTGCTAAATTTATTGAAAAGGGTGTGATTATTGATCATGACCGAGATAAGTCTTAA
- the mnhG gene encoding monovalent cation/H(+) antiporter subunit G — MTEISLNPFIAILISLLLLFGTFFILSTSIGLIRLPDVYTRSHAASKGATLGIASILLGAFLYFLFAHGELSTSLLLGIIFVLLTLPVSGHMIARAAYNSGVPLWDKSVQNELDQKQKRREKV; from the coding sequence ATGACCGAGATAAGTCTTAACCCTTTTATAGCTATTTTGATTAGCCTTTTACTATTATTTGGAACTTTCTTTATCCTTTCAACATCAATCGGCTTAATCCGATTACCTGATGTTTATACTCGTTCTCATGCTGCTTCCAAAGGAGCAACACTTGGAATAGCCAGTATCTTATTAGGGGCTTTTCTCTACTTCTTATTTGCTCATGGAGAGCTCAGTACCTCATTATTATTAGGGATCATCTTTGTTTTACTCACATTGCCTGTGAGCGGACATATGATCGCAAGAGCGGCTTATAATAGCGGAGTACCTTTATGGGATAAGAGTGTACAAAATGAACTTGATCAAAAGCAAAAAAGACGTGAAAAAGTATAA